GCGATGGCGGCAGTGGTGGCCACCCTGGGTGTCGTCATCGGTCTGCTCGCGGACTCCCTCCCGCTGCTGCTCGTGACGGTCGGGGCGACCGTCATCGCCCTCGCCCTGTGGTGGTGGGTGATCGACCTGAGCTACGCCCGCTGGCGGTGGGGCATCGACGACCGCTGGATCGAGCGCCGGAGCGGCGTGATCGTACGAACCACCCAGGTCGTGCCGCGCTCGCGCGTGCAGACCCTGACCACGCGAACCGGGCCGATCGATCGCCGGCTCGGCCTCAGCTCGATCGTGATCCACACGGCCGGTACCCACACGCCCAACCTGGTGATCCCCCATCTCGAAGCCGATGCGGCCGAACGCCTGCGTGCGGAGCTCGGCGGGTGAGCGACGATGCCGACTGGAAGCGGCCCCATCCGCTGACCACCATCGTTCTCGTCGTCACCTTCGTCAGCGGCAACGCCGGACCACTCGTGGTGGCGGTCGTCTTCGGCGGCAGCGGGATCGGCTTCGACACGGTCGCCCTCGTGGTCGGCGGTGCGACCGTGGGCTTCGGCGTGGTCGGCTGGTACATGACCGGCTACGCGGTCACCGACGACGCGGTGCACTACCGGTCCGGCGTGCTCAACCGGCAGGCCCGGTCGATCGCCCTGACCCGCATCCAGCAGGTCTCGGTGTCCGAGCCGGTGATCGCCCGCGCCGTCGGCCTCGCAGTGGTGCAGGTCTCGGAAGCCTCGGCCGACGGCGACGTCGAGATCCGCTATCTCGGCAAGAACGACGCCACTGCGCTGACGCAGCGACTGCGGACCCTCGCCCGCCGACGCGATGCCCTCGACAACCAGGGCCCGGTGGTGAGCTCGCTGGCCGCGCCGCCCGAGCCGCCGTCGGTCCTGCTCCACGCCACCCCGATCGGCGCACTCGTCCGCTACAGCCTCGGCGCGATGGCCCCCGGTCTGATCGGCGCCGCGGTGATCGGTCTCGTGGTCGTGATCGTGCTGGCCCTCGGCCCCGGCCTCGTCGCCGCGCTCAGCGCGGCAGTCGTCGTCGCGGGGATCCTGCTCCTGGCCCCCGCACTGAGTACCGCGGGTGCGGTCCTGGGGGATGGCGGGTTCCGCCTCCAACGGTCGCCACGGTCGCTCACGGCGCAAGCCGGCCTGCTCTCGCGTCGACAGATCGAGGTGCGCCCGGAACGGATCCAGACCCTCACGGTCAGCTCGGGCCCCATCGTGCGCCGGATGGGACTCCATCAGATCTCGTTCTCCGCCGCCACCGGCAAGACCACCCAGAAAACCGCCATCGTTCGCCTCTCGCCGGCCGCTCGCACCGACGAGATCGCGTCGATCGTCCGGGGAGCGCTCGATGTCGACCCGGCCTTCGGTGTCGATCTCGAGCCGGTGAGCCGGGTGACCGTCCGCCGCCAGCTGGTCCGCTCGGCCATCGCCTACGCCCTCGTCGTCCTGCCCATCTCGATCGTCCTCTGGTTCGTTCACCCGTTCGCCGCGGTGTTGCCGACCCTCGCCTTCTGGCCGCCTGCGTTCGCCTACGCCCGGCAGCGACACCGCCGACTCGGACTGGCCGTCGACGACCGCCGCCTCGTCGCCCGAAGCGGCGTACTCGATCACCACCTCACCCAGATCCCGCTCGCCCACATCCAGTCGGTCATCACCCGGGCGACGTTCTTCCAACGTCGTCTCGGCGTCGCCGACCTCGAGGTCAACACCGCCGGTGTCGGGCCGGGCAACCACGTGACCATTCCCGACCTCGGTGCAGGTCGCTGCGCCGAACTCGCCCGCGACCTGTCGAGCGTTGCCGCGGCCACCCGCTGGGAGCTGCGGACCTAGGCGGTCGACGCCGCCCGGACGAGGAATTCGAGCAGCTCGCCGGTCCACTCGTAGAGAAAGGTCGCCGGCCCCTCCGGGAGCTCGTGCGACTCCAGATCGGCGCCATCGAGCTCGAGGCGTTCGCCGAGCACCAGACGGATCATGTTGAGCCCTTGCATCCACGCGGCCACGTCGCCCTCGTCGAGCGTCGCCCCCTCGATGCCCGCCTCGACGATGTCCAACAACTCCAGACGACCACGCAACAAGTCGTCGCCGATCATCTCGCGGTACGCGGCCTCGGCCTCGTCATTGTCGGGATGAGCCGGTGGCTTGAGCCGCCGCAGCGTGTCGTGGCTGTCGGCCATCAGGAGCTCGCGCAGATCGACGATCAGGCCCGCCAGCACCTCCTGCTCCCGCGCCCCGAGGTTGACGACCACCCCGTCACCCCCCGGCACGAACGGCCACGACGACGCACTCATGAATCGTGCTCCCTCACATTGGTCGCACTCATGAATCGTGCTCCCTCACATTGGTCGCACTCACGAATCGTGCTCCATGGTCGCCCAGAGGCCGTGTTCGTGGAGGCGGAACACATCCATCTCGGCCTTCTCCTTCGGCCCCGAACTCACCACGGCGCGGCCGTCGGTGTGGACCTCCATCATCAGCCGATGGGCCTTCTCCTCCGAGAAGCCGAACAACTTGCGGAACACGAACGCCACGTACGACATCAGGTTGATCGGGTCGTCCCACACGATCACCTTCCACGGCCTCGAGAGATCGTCGACCGACTCCGTCTCCCGATCCTCGACGATCAGGGGCGCAGTCATGTCGAAGCCAGGATCCGGACGCCGGCCGGAGCGTTGATCAGACGCGCCTCGAGGTCGAGACGAACGATGTGGATCCATGCAAGCGATGCGAGAAGGATGTGGACGGCCACGAGCACCACCGGCACTCCGGCGAAGTACTGCCAGTACCCCACCACGCCCTGAGCGACCACGAGTGCCGTCACGATCAGCCCGGCCCGGCGAATGTCGACCAGGCCCCGCCGATGGGCCCGAGAGGTGACGTAGCCCACGCCGAGGAGGAGGACGATCGCCGACATGCTGTGGAGTCGGGTCACGTCGCGCACGAGGAACGGCAGCCGCTCCGCGACCTCCTCCTCATCGCTGCCGGAATGGGGTCCCGAACCGGTGACGATCGTTCCCATCACCAAGACGACGGCCCCCGCCGCCATGACCGCTCGGGTGAGCCGGCGGATGATGCGTCGTTCGGCGACGGCCCTGTCGTGATCATCGGCCCACGCTGCGCCCTGGACGGGGCCGTCGGCGAGTGCGGCGCGATGCATGAGCACCGTCGCGTTCCACAGCAGGACCATGGACAACAGGAAGTGGCCCATGGTGAAGCGCGGGTCGAGCTCGGTCTTCACCAGCAGCCCGCCGAGGACGATCTGGGCGACCACGCCGGCGACGAGACCCAATGACAGCCACACGAGATCGGTCCGGCGCGGCGTCCGCCGGAGTGAACCGAGCACTGCGGCAGCGACCGCGATCGTGACGACTCCCGTGAACATGCGGTTCCCGAACTCGATCATGCCGTGGTACTCGAGGTCGGACACGAGCTGGTCCTGCTCACAGTTGGGCCAGTCGGAACAACCCAGACCGGATCCGGTGAGACGAACCGCGCCGCCCGAGATCACGATGATGGTCAGCGACCAGAGTGCCGCACGGGTCAGGGAGAGGTATCGGGCCGGGCTCACGACCAAAGCGTAGGGCCCCGTTGGGCGGTCATGCCCCCTCGGCCGCTACCCTTCGTCCTGTGACCGCCACCGCCCCCACTCGCCAGCGCCCACGCGTCCTCGCGTTCGTCGCGCTGACGAAACCGCGGATCATCGAACTGCTCCTCATCACCACCGTGCCGACCATGATCGTCGCCGAGGGCGGCATCCCGTCGCTGTGGCTCATGGTGGCGACGGTCGTCGGTGGCACCCTCGCCGCCGGCGGCGCCAACGCGTTCAACATGTACATCGACCGCGACATCGACCGGCTGATGGAACGGACGAAGGGTCGCCCCCTCGTCACGGGCGAGGTGACACCGCAGGAGGCGCTCGTCTTCGCCTTCGCGGTCGAGATCGCCGCGTTCGCCTGGCTGTGGGGCTTCGTCAACCTGCTGTCGGCGGTGCTCGCCGTCTCGGCGACCCTCTTCTACGTCTTCGTCTACACGATGTGGTTGAAGCGGACCTCCACCCGCAACATCGTCATCGGCGGCGCCGCCGGTGCTGTCCCGGTGCTGGTGGGCTGGTCATCGGTCACCAACGAGCTCGACTGGCCGCCCGTGGTGCTCTTCGCCATCATCTTCTACTGGACGCCGCCGCACTTCTGGGCCCTCGCCATCCGGTACAAGGACGACTACCAGGCCGCCGATGTGCCGATGCTGCCCGCCGTCGCCTCCCTGCGCACGACCGCGACCCGCATCCTCGCCTACACGGTCTTCCTCTGGGCACTCACGCTCCTGTTCGGCCCCGTCGCCGACATGGGCCTCGTCTACTACGCCTCGGCGGTCGTGCTCGGCGCCGTGTTCACCGGTCTCGCGGTCCAGGTGTTCCGTCGCCCGGAGCCGGCGCTCGCGATGCGCCTGTTCGGCTGGTCGATCACCTATGTGACGCTGCTCTTCGGCGCGATGGCGGCCGACGAGATCGTCCGCAACGGCTTCTGAGCACCGGCCCGCGGAGAAATCCGTCGAAAATCCTGTGCCGCCCGGTTTCCATCCCGGAGCGTGTGGGGCTGTAGGCTCCCGTCTCGGTACTGCACCTCGGGTGTCGTCGCGTGCTGCGCGACTGCGCCGGTCGTGCACCAACGAACGAAGCAACAGCTGCGCCACCGCTGTCCGGTGCAACTGTCGGAGGACACCTGCCACCATGACGATGACCGAATCACCGCCGGCGACCGACACCGCCCCTGCAGTGTCCGCTCCCGCAGTGGCTGGGCTCTACGACGCCCTCACCACCACCGACCACAAGCGCATCGGCCGACTCTGGCTGCGGTCCGGGATGGTCCTGCTCGTGGGCGCCGTCGTCCTCGGCGTGCTGCTCGGCATCGAGCGCCTCGACGGAGAATCGACCGACCTGTTCGGCGGCGACAACGCCTTCTTCCAGATGTGGGCGCTCTATCGCATCGCACTGGCGCTGCTGGTCGCTGCACCGCTGTTCATCGGCCTCGCGACCATCGTCGTGCCGATGCAGGTCGGCTCGACCAACATCGCCTTCCCCCGTGCGGCCGCCGCGGCGGTCTGGGGCTTCGTCGTCGGTGCGATCATCATGATCGCCGCAACCATGGCGAACGGCGGCTGGGGAGCCGTCGACCGGGCCAGCGGCGACGAACGTGACGCCGTCGCCCTCACACTCGTGGGCATGGGCATGGTGATCCTCTCCCTGCTGCTCGGTTCGCTGTGCATCGCCACGACCGTCGTGTCGCTGCGGGTCAAGGGCATGACCCTGCTGCGTACCCCACTGTTCGCCTGGTCGATGCTGGTTGCCACGGGCGTGTGGCTGCTGACGCTGCCGGTGCTGCTCGCCAACCTGCTGATCGCCTATGTCGACCTCCACAACGGCCCGGGCACGTTCGGTGGCGGCCTGAGCGGTGACCTCAGCATCTACGCCCAGATCGAGTGGCTGTTCGAACAGCCGCAGGTCTACGCCTTCGCGATTCCGGTGCTCGGCGTGCTCGGTTCGATCGTCCCGGTGGCCGCCGGCGTGCGCGCCGCCCGCCACGGCCTCTCGATGGGCCTCATCGGTCTGTTCGGCCTGCTGTCGGTCGGCGCCTGGGCTCAGCCGTTCTTCCAGCCGACCAACGACTCCCTCGTTCGCTACGACGAGAAGTTCGTCTTCATCGCCTTCGGCATCGCTGCGATCCTGCCGGTGCTCGGCGCATTCGGCGGCGCCGCCGACACCCTCATGCGAGGCCGCACCAATCTCTTCGGCATTCCGCCCGCTCACCTCCTCGGTGCGCTCGGTGCCGCTCTGGTACTGCTCGCCGGCACTGCGGCGGGTGTCGCCCGGGTCATCGAACCGTTCGAGCTGGGCCAGCGTGTCACCGTCTCGGGTGTCATGAACCTCGTGCTGTTCGCCGCGGTCGCCGCTGCCGTGGCCGGCATCTGGTTCTGGGGCCCCAAGGTCTGTGGCCACGAACTCTCCCCGGTGATGGGACGAGCCGCGGTGACATTGCTCGTGGCCGGTGGTCTCGTGCTCGGTGCCGCGCAGGTCGTCAACGGGTTCTTCGAGACGAGCGTCAACCCCTTGGTCGCGCCGACCGAGGACGCAGGCGATGCCCTCAACGCCGTGGCGCTGGTCGGCATGCTGATCATCGCGCTCGGCGCCGTCAGCGCGCTCGCAACACTCCTCGTCGCCATGCGCACGGGTGGTGCCGGCGACGCCGACGACCCGTGGGGCGGGCAGACACTCGAATGGTCGACGGTCACGCCGCCCCCGCCCGGCAACTTCGCCGAGCCGCCGGCCCTGGTCACCTCCGAGGCGCCGCTGCTCGATGCATCTTCCGACGAAGGGGAGGAGTCGTAGATGACTGCGATCGCCACAGGTCTTCCGGCCCCCGAGGTCACCCGACCTCGCACCGTTCTGGTCGGCACGATGTTCGCCTCCGCAGCTGCCTTCATGGCCTTCGTCGGGGTGATCATCGTCTACATCAGCGAACGAGCCCAGGCCCGCGCCGACGGTGCGGAGTGGTTCGCCGACGGCTCCGTTGAGCTCGGCCCTGCCGGCTTCGTCTTCGCCACGCTCATCTTGTCGATCTTCACCGTCCAGTGGGCGGTGCAGGCGATCAACAACGACGACCGCAAGAACGCCCTCGTCGCGCTGGTGCTCACGGGCATCTTCGGTGCCGCCGTCTTCAACCAGCTGTGGTTCATCATGAACGACAGCGGCTTCGCACTGTCCGCCACGACCTCGGAGTTCATGTTCTTCGTCGTGTTGGGCACCTTCGTGGCCTTCCTCATCGGCGCCGTCGTCTTCGTCACCCTCACCTTCCTGCGGGCCCTCATCGGGCAGTTCGGCCCCCGCAAGGCCGATTCGGTCGCCGCTGCCGCTTTCTACTGGAACACAGTCGTCGCCATGTACGCGATCGCCTGGTACGTCATCTTCGTCACGAAGTAGGGATCAGATGTTCACCACGGGCTTCAAGTTCTTCTTCGGTCTCGGCGTCGCGCTGGTGACGGCCGGTGTCCTCTACGGCTACACCTCGGGCGGCAACCACGTCGGGCCGATCTCACTCGGTTGGAAGGGCGGCGTCGGCGAGCACGTCGGCTACGGCATCCTCGTCGCCCTCGGGCTGAGCGCCATGGGCATCGCCTTGACCCTCATCTTCTTCCGCGACGCCGATCCCGCCGACCAGGCCGACTACATGGGTGTCGACGACATCGCCCCGACCGCACCGGTCACCGGGAGCTTCTGGCCGGTCGTCGGCGCCTTCGGCGTCGGCACCATGGCCGTCGGTCTCGTGCTCAACACGGCCGTCTTCATCACGGGCCTGGTGATCGTCGGCGCAGTCGCCATCGAGTGGATGATGGACGCCTGGGCCGACCGGGCCACCGGCGACCCGGAGGCCAACCGTGCCCTCCGCAACCGGATCATGGCCCCGATCGAGATCCCGGCCGCCGGCGCCGCGGTGATCGGCCTGGCCGTCCTCTCCATCTCGAGGATCCTCCTGAACACCACCAAGTTGGGCGCGGTCATCGCTGCCGGTGTCGTGTCCGTCGTCTTCCTGGGCCTCGGTGCGTTGGCCGCCAGCGATCGCAAGCTCAACCGCAATGTCGTCGCCGGCCTCGCACTCGTGGTGGGAGTGGCCATCATCGGCGGCGGCGTGTGGGCTGCGGTCGACGGTGAGCGCGAGTTCGAAGAGCACGAAGTCCATGGCGAGACGCACGAAGACGACAGCGTCGACAGTTCCGATGCCGACCACTCCGACGTCGGCACCCCAGATGACGAGACCACTGATGGAGAAACACCCAGTGAGTGACATGTTCAACTTCCGGCGCCGTCTCCCCGGCGCAGGCGTCGTCGTTCTGCTGGGCCTGGTGCTCGCCGGATGCGCGAGCGATGCCGAGCTCGACACGCTGAAGCCCGAGGGCGAAACGGCCGACCAGATCTACGGTCTGGTCCTGCCGGTGTTCATCGTCGCAGGCATCATCCTGGTGCTCGTCTGCGGCGCCGTGCTCTATCTCTCGATCAAGAACCGGGTGGCCACCTACGAAGGCGACGACGAGTTCCCCGAGCAGGTCTCCCACAACAACTCGCTGGAGATCGCCTGGACGATCCTGCCTGCCGTGATCATGGCGGCCATCGCGGTCGCCACCATCGTCACCCATGTGGCGATCAACAAGGACGAGGCCGCCGCGATCGAGATCGAGGTCGACGGCGAGGCTCGCATGTGGGACCCGACCATCGTCGTCGTCGGCCAGCAGTGGTGGTGGGAGTACCGCTACTACCTCGACGAGTTCGATCTCGATCCGTCGATGCTCGAGAACCCGCGCGACCTTCCCCCGGCCGACATCGTCACGTCGGGCCAGTTCGCCTTCCCGGTCGGTGTCGAGATCGACCTGGTCGTCACGTCTCGCGACGTCATCCACTCGCACTGGATCCCGGCCCTCAACGGCAAGCGCGACGCTGTCCCGGGTCGTTTCTCGCCGTGGAAGCTCGAGGCCGACGACCCGGGCATCTACTTCGGTCAGTGCACCGAGTTCTGTGGCCTGTCCCACAGTCGTATGCGTATGCAGGCCATCGGGATGACCGAGGCCGACTTCCAGCAGTGGATCGACATGCAGATGTCACCGGCGACATTCGGTGAGGAACTGCAGCCCTACGTCGCGTCCTACCGTGAGACGGGCGGCGCCACACTGCCTGCCAACCCGAGCCAGGTCGCCCGGGGCCTCGACGTCTTCGTGACCCAGTGCGCCTCGTGCCACCTCGTCAACGGTCTCAACGATCTCAACTACAACGGTGCCGCGGTGGTTTCCGGGTCGGCTCCCAACCTGACCCATCTCGCGAACCGCACCACGTTCGCCGGCGGCATTCTCAACCTCTACAACGAAGACGGGTCGTTCAACCGCGACGACCTGGCGGCCTGGATCCGCAATCCCGAGGAGATCAAGGCGAACTTCGCCAACAATCTGCCCGACGGACAGCTGCCCAGAGGCATGCCGACCCTGGCACTGAGTGAACGACAAATCGACGATGTGATCGCCTTCCTCCAGACGTTGGGCCCCCGCCCGACCGATGAGATGATCCAGGCGACGGAGGTGGAGTGAGATGGCGATTATCGAAGAACCCCTCGCCCTGACAACCGGAGAGCCCTCCACGGTCGAGCGTCCCCTCGGTGTGCTCACCCGGCCCCAGGGTGGCAACGGTTGGAAGGACTGGCTCAGCACCGTCGACCACAAGAAGATCGGCATCATGTACGGCGTCGCCGCGATGTTCTTCTTCGTCGTGGGCGGCATCGAGGCGCTGTTGATCCGCCTGCAGCTCGCCGCGCCGGAAGGCCAGATCCTCTCGGCCGACGTCTACAACCAGGTCTTCACGATGCACGGCGTCACCATGGTGTTCCTGTTCATCATGCCGCTGGCCGCCGCGTTCGCGAACTATCTGATCCCGCTCCAGATCGGCGCCCGTGACGTGGCGTTCCCGCGCCTCAACGCGCTGTCGTTCTGGATCTGGATCTCCGGCGCGATCTTCCTCAACACCTCGTGGATCGTCGGGGGTGGCGGCGCCGACTGTGGGTGGTTCTGCTACTCCCCCAACAGCGGTCTCGCCTTCTCGCCGACCCACGGTGTGGACTTCTACGTCATCGGTCTGCAGATCGCCGGTATCGCCTCACTGGTGTCGGCCATCAACCTGATCGTCACGGTGCTCAACATGCGGGCGCCGGGCATGACCCTGTTCCGCATGCCCATGCTCACCTGGATGCTGCTGGTCACCCAGTTCCTGCTCCTGTTCGCCCTGCCGGTCATCACGGTGGCGCTGTTCCTGCTGATGTTCGACCGGGTCTTCGATGCCCAGTTCTTCAATCCGGAGATGGGGGCCGATCCCTTGCTCTGGCAGCATCTGTTCTGGATCTTCGGCCATCCCGAGGTGTACATCATCATCTTGCCCAGCTTCGGGATCATCTCGGAGATCATCCCGACCTTCAGCCGCAAGCCGCTCTTCGGCTACTCCTTCATGGTGTTCTCGGGCATCGCGATCGGCTTCATGGGCTGGGGCGTGTGGGCCCACCACATGTTCGTCTCGGGGATCGGACCGTTCTCGGTCGCCGCGTTCTCGCTGGCGACGATGTTCATCTCGGTACCGACCGGTGTGAAGATCCTCAACTGGCTGGCCACGATGTGGGGCGGCAAGTTGCGCTTCACGACGGCGATGCTGTTCGCCGTGGGGACCGTCGCGATGTTCACCATCGGTGGTCTGTCCGGTGTGACCCACGCGCTGGCTCCGGCCGACACCCAGCAGACCGACACCTACTACATCGTGGCGCACTTCCACTATGTGATCTTCGGTGGCGGTGTGCTCGGTCTCATGGGCGGCATCTACTTCTGGTGGCCGAAGATCTTCGGCTACATGCTCAACGAGACCCTCGGCAAGATCCACTTCTGGGTGATCCTGGTGGGCTTCAACCTCACCTTCGGTCCGATGCACATCCTCGGCCTGCAGGGCATGAGCCGCCGCATCGACACCTACTCACCTGGCTTCGGGTTCGAACTCTGGAACCTGGTCGCCACGATCGGGTCGTTCACCATCGCCCTCGGCGTGCTGATCTTCTTCTTCAACGTGTGGAAGTCGCACCGCGACGCGCCGAACAAGCCGGCACCGGGTCCCGACCCGTGGGATGCCCGCAGCCTCGAGTGGATGATCCCGTCGCCGTCGCCGGAGCACAACTTCGACACCATCCCCGTCATCGAGAGTGTCGACGAGTGGTGGCACCGCAAGTACGGCTACGACGACGACGGACGCGTCGTCCGCGTCGCTTCCACCGAAGAGGTCGCACAGGACGGCTCGGCCACCGGCGTGCACCTGCCCGCTCCGTCGTTCTGGCCGCTCGTGCTGGCGGTCGGCCTGCCGCTCATCGGCTACGGCCTCATCTTCAACCTGTGGCTCTGCGTCGTCGGCGGCGCCCTCACCGGGCTGGCCATGTACTCGTGGGCCCTCGAACCGGTCGACGACCCCGATGCCGACCACGGCCACGGCGGCCACGATGATCACCACGACGACGGCGGCGATGACGACGCCGTCGCCACCGAGCGCGAGCCGGCCACCGCCGGCGCCGAAGGAGGGGAATGATCATGGCGACCGCGACCATCGACAGCCCTGACACCCATTCCGACGGCCACGACGGCGGCCATGGCGAGCACGGCACCTCGACCGGCATCTCCAACACGAAGCTGGCGATGTGGACGTTTCTCGGCTCCGAGTGCCTCCTCTTCGGCGGGCTGATCTCGACCTATCTGCTCTACAAGACCCGCCGTGGTCCCGGGCCCGACAACACGACGATCCCCACCGACCTCTTCGACATCCCCTTCACCTCCGTGAGTTCGTTCGTGCTCCTCATGAGCTCGCTCACCATGGTGCTGGCGCTGTCGGCCCTGACCCGAGGCGACAACCAGGCCACCCGGGCATGGCTGCTCACCACCTCCATGCTGGGCGGCATCTTCATCGGCGGGCAGGTCTACGAGTTCACCGCGTTCCTGCGTGAGGGCGTGGGCTTCACCCACAACCCGGCGAGTTCGGCCTTCTACACGCTGACCGGGTTCCACGGTGTCCACGTGACCCTGGGCATCGTCATGTTGATGTCGCTCTTCGTTGCGTCCAAACAGGGGAAGCTGACCCCGAAGAACACCGAGACAGTGGAGATCGTCGGCCTGTACTGGCACTTCGTCGACATCGTCTGGATCTTCATCTTCACGGTCATCTACCTGATCCCGGTCGACTGAGCGGAGCTGAGAACGTGTCTGAACAAGCAACTTCCGAGGCAGTCGAGACCCACGAGGGTCACGAGAAGTCCCATGAGCATCCGTCCGACTGGGCCTACATCAAGATCGCTCTGATTCTGGCGACCTTCACCGGTATCGAGGTGCTGACGTACTTCGAGTCGGCGATCCCGATCTTCGAGAACAACTCGGTCACGATCGCCACGCTGATGGTGTTGATGGTCGTGAAGTTCTTCCTCGTGGCGACCTGGTTCATGCACCTGCGGTTCGACAACCCGATCTTCGGTCGGATGTTCGTCGCCGGTCTCATCCTGGCAACCGGCGTCTACGCGATCGCCCTCAGCGCCTTCGAGTTCTGGGCCTGATGCCATGACGGCGAACCTCTTCGCCGTGAACCCGTGGGCCTTCGAGGCCCACCCCGAGGTGTGGATCCTCATCGCCGGCATCGTCGGTCTCGGTGTCTACGCGGTGCGCGCGATCGGGCCGCTCGTCGTCGCCGAAGGCACACCAGTCGTCACGAAGACGCAGAAGCGCTACTTCTTCGCCGGTGTGCTGCTGCTCTGGGTCGCCGCCGACTATCCGATGCACGACATCGCCGAGGACTACCTCTACTCGGTCCACATGTTCCAGCACCTGCTCATCGCGTTCATCGTGCCGCCGTTGCTGTTGTCGGCCATGCCGGAATGGCTGGCCCGCCTTCTCGTCCTCGACGGAGGTCTCACCTCGAAGGTGCTGCGGCTGCTCACCCGCCCCGTGGTCGCCGGCGTGATCTTCAACGTGTTCCAGGTGCTCACCCATTGGACCGCCGTCGTCGACGTCAGCGTCAAGAACGGTGCGTTCCACTACCTGCTGCACCTCGGCGTCTTCTTCTCGGCCCTGCTCATGTGGTTCCCGGTGCTCGGGCCGCTCAAGGAAGTACAGATGACCGAGCCCGGGAAGCTCGTGTACCTCTTCTTGATGTCGATCGTCCCGACCGTCCCCGCCGGTTGGCTCACCTTCGCCGAGGGCATCGTCTACAAGGCGTACGACAACGACGCCCACCTCTGGGGCCTCACGCCGACCAACGACCAGCAGCTGGCCGGCGTCATCATGAAGGTGGTCGGCGGCTTCTATCTCTGGGGGATGATCGCGGTCCGCTTCTTCCGCTACACGGCAGCGCTGCGCAAGGCCGACCTCGACAATCGCAAGGGCCGGACCCGTCTGACCTACTCCGACGTCGCCAAGGCGTTCGACGAGGCCGGCGACCCTCCCCGCGAACCTCAGACGCACTGATCCCACGACGAATTTGGCAACCTCTCGGGTGAGCCACCGGGTACCGTCTTCGTCATGCTCGACATCAAGCTGATCCGCGCCGATCCGGAGGCCGTCAAGGCGGCGATCGCACGTCGGGGCGAGTCGACGTCGGCGATCGACGACGTCGTCCGCCTCGACCAGCGGGTCCGCGCCATCGGTACCGAGCGCGACGACATCCGAGCCGAGGTGAAGCAGATCTCCAAGGAGGTCGGTGCCCTCCACAAGGCCGGGAAATCCGACGAGGCCGCCGCGCTCCAGACGAAGAGTCGCGACCTCGGTGACCGCGAGAAGGAGCTGAGCGACGAGGCCGACGAGTTGGCTGCGTCCATTCGTTCGCTCCTGCTCAACGTGTCCAAC
This is a stretch of genomic DNA from Acidimicrobiales bacterium. It encodes these proteins:
- a CDS encoding heme o synthase, with protein sequence MTATAPTRQRPRVLAFVALTKPRIIELLLITTVPTMIVAEGGIPSLWLMVATVVGGTLAAGGANAFNMYIDRDIDRLMERTKGRPLVTGEVTPQEALVFAFAVEIAAFAWLWGFVNLLSAVLAVSATLFYVFVYTMWLKRTSTRNIVIGGAAGAVPVLVGWSSVTNELDWPPVVLFAIIFYWTPPHFWALAIRYKDDYQAADVPMLPAVASLRTTATRILAYTVFLWALTLLFGPVADMGLVYYASAVVLGAVFTGLAVQVFRRPEPALAMRLFGWSITYVTLLFGAMAADEIVRNGF
- a CDS encoding DUF2017 family protein — translated: MSASSWPFVPGGDGVVVNLGAREQEVLAGLIVDLRELLMADSHDTLRRLKPPAHPDNDEAEAAYREMIGDDLLRGRLELLDIVEAGIEGATLDEGDVAAWMQGLNMIRLVLGERLELDGADLESHELPEGPATFLYEWTGELLEFLVRAASTA
- a CDS encoding cbb3-type cytochrome c oxidase subunit I, which produces MTMTESPPATDTAPAVSAPAVAGLYDALTTTDHKRIGRLWLRSGMVLLVGAVVLGVLLGIERLDGESTDLFGGDNAFFQMWALYRIALALLVAAPLFIGLATIVVPMQVGSTNIAFPRAAAAAVWGFVVGAIIMIAATMANGGWGAVDRASGDERDAVALTLVGMGMVILSLLLGSLCIATTVVSLRVKGMTLLRTPLFAWSMLVATGVWLLTLPVLLANLLIAYVDLHNGPGTFGGGLSGDLSIYAQIEWLFEQPQVYAFAIPVLGVLGSIVPVAAGVRAARHGLSMGLIGLFGLLSVGAWAQPFFQPTNDSLVRYDEKFVFIAFGIAAILPVLGAFGGAADTLMRGRTNLFGIPPAHLLGALGAALVLLAGTAAGVARVIEPFELGQRVTVSGVMNLVLFAAVAAAVAGIWFWGPKVCGHELSPVMGRAAVTLLVAGGLVLGAAQVVNGFFETSVNPLVAPTEDAGDALNAVALVGMLIIALGAVSALATLLVAMRTGGAGDADDPWGGQTLEWSTVTPPPPGNFAEPPALVTSEAPLLDASSDEGEES
- a CDS encoding PH domain-containing protein; translation: MSDDADWKRPHPLTTIVLVVTFVSGNAGPLVVAVVFGGSGIGFDTVALVVGGATVGFGVVGWYMTGYAVTDDAVHYRSGVLNRQARSIALTRIQQVSVSEPVIARAVGLAVVQVSEASADGDVEIRYLGKNDATALTQRLRTLARRRDALDNQGPVVSSLAAPPEPPSVLLHATPIGALVRYSLGAMAPGLIGAAVIGLVVVIVLALGPGLVAALSAAVVVAGILLLAPALSTAGAVLGDGGFRLQRSPRSLTAQAGLLSRRQIEVRPERIQTLTVSSGPIVRRMGLHQISFSAATGKTTQKTAIVRLSPAARTDEIASIVRGALDVDPAFGVDLEPVSRVTVRRQLVRSAIAYALVVLPISIVLWFVHPFAAVLPTLAFWPPAFAYARQRHRRLGLAVDDRRLVARSGVLDHHLTQIPLAHIQSVITRATFFQRRLGVADLEVNTAGVGPGNHVTIPDLGAGRCAELARDLSSVAAATRWELRT
- a CDS encoding COX15/CtaA family protein, whose translation is MSPARYLSLTRAALWSLTIIVISGGAVRLTGSGLGCSDWPNCEQDQLVSDLEYHGMIEFGNRMFTGVVTIAVAAAVLGSLRRTPRRTDLVWLSLGLVAGVVAQIVLGGLLVKTELDPRFTMGHFLLSMVLLWNATVLMHRAALADGPVQGAAWADDHDRAVAERRIIRRLTRAVMAAGAVVLVMGTIVTGSGPHSGSDEEEVAERLPFLVRDVTRLHSMSAIVLLLGVGYVTSRAHRRGLVDIRRAGLIVTALVVAQGVVGYWQYFAGVPVVLVAVHILLASLAWIHIVRLDLEARLINAPAGVRILAST
- the clpS gene encoding ATP-dependent Clp protease adapter ClpS is translated as MTAPLIVEDRETESVDDLSRPWKVIVWDDPINLMSYVAFVFRKLFGFSEEKAHRLMMEVHTDGRAVVSSGPKEKAEMDVFRLHEHGLWATMEHDS
- a CDS encoding PH domain-containing protein gives rise to the protein MTGTEADTIATIPLPASIRTLWRVLAAAMAAVVATLGVVIGLLADSLPLLLVTVGATVIALALWWWVIDLSYARWRWGIDDRWIERRSGVIVRTTQVVPRSRVQTLTTRTGPIDRRLGLSSIVIHTAGTHTPNLVIPHLEADAAERLRAELGG